The genomic segment tttttaaaaaaaacaattaactgtTTCtcacttgtctttttttattaccaTAGAAAGCAGAAAAATGTTAATTTTCAGGCACTATGCAATGTACAAAATCCATACAATTCCTTCTCACCGAGTTAGTTCCATTTTGACTCAACTAACATCTATGGGGGAGTGGTTTGTACGCTTATGCTTACAGTATCGGGGAAACAATTACTTTAAGGTAACGCACGAGAAGTAAACAGAAATTTATACCATCATCTCTTAACCCTTAGGGCCcaattcacaatttttttttttgttgttgttggtgttcgtACCATTTCTGTCTTAATATCCTTCTTCAGCAAATTATCTAACTCACAAAGGCCAGTCATGTGCTTGAATTAATGCTATTAACAGGATTTCTTAGTAGAGCTTTGTGAACTAATTTGGGGCATGTTCATTACATAATCTGTGCAATCCATGAAGGTGTAAAACATTTGTTAGCACCTTCTCAGTGGAAcgttattaaaaccaggaatggtcaGCTTTTCAAAAATTAGGTATTAACTCCATTCTTATACACAGGAGCAGTGGGAAGATGTCTGCCACTCTTTGGTTACATAGAAGGCATCAGAGAGCAAGAATTAACCAAGGGAAATCCTGTCTGCCCCATATCAGACCCTGAATAAATGTAGACAGTTTTCTAgatgacatgctttttaaaggTTTTGTCTAACAGCAATATCAGAAATATGCTAGGAGCTTAGACCCAAATTGGAATCTGCTACCAGGAGATCCCATGCAACAGCTGCTGAGGCTGGAAGGTTTTATCAGCAAGTTTAAATAGTGCTTACAGTAGTGCATTGTTTGCAATTTACTGTAATTTTATTTAAGTGTTTTCTTTATTAGTTATTATCATTAAGAGTCTGTTATGTTTGAAGGACAACAAATTTAAGAATAATTGTTTGCCCAATACTTGACATGAACTAAGACAGATTGTGCACAGTGTTAACACTAGAGCCGACATGCGGGGCAATTTGGCCCAttctggatttaaaatgttaattaatcttccgttgtaaatcgtatgtgtctgtccatttttgacttttcctaaatatatgaattaaatatccagaaTCGCAAacattataaagttataaacaatTCTACCTAGAGCcaccacgtgggtcaatgtgacccatgcattacaatacatgtcttttttttttttatataaccctaagatattttaattttttttttgtaaatgcagcaaccAAGACATTccccctcctcctagcacatgtgttttttgtttttatttcaagccgttgtttgtagactgactacgagacagattgctatgattgtggatttgtcaagctgcaaactcagtgaaagcctagttgcttatttttcaatgtacctggagacaacaatccttcgttttgttccacACATGCAAcagggaatatatcagaaggaaatatttaatcttgaaagtagtcattttgattggaatacggcaagcggcactcagatgcatacagccaACTGGAGTGAAACGGGTATTGCAGCATTACTGAGCACCCATGTTTTCTTTATGAGTCAATGAAAGAATACAGCACATCTTCTGTGTTTCAGAAATTTGAAAAAGATGACAATGGATTTGTGATGTCACCGTCAACAGGTTACATCCAAGCATGCAGAGGCCTCATGATTGGTTGTGTGGCACTGGGGGTTTTCGGAGCCATGTTTGCTTTGTTTGGGATGAGGTGTACAAGGATTGGGGGAACAGACACCACCAAATCTAAGATTGCCTGTGTGGCAGGAGGCTGTTACATAGTTGGAGGTAAATATGgtcattttgtgtttaattttttatgtccccccccccccccccccaatgacgACTTCTAATAAAACTCATGTTGTTCTTTTTACAGGTTTGTGCTCTTTGAGTGCATACTCACTATATGCAAACAGAATAACTGCAATATTTGACCCTACTTATACAGAccaaaagtaagtaaataaaaataaattatgttgtaattattaaatgtaatttgggtGGTAACTAAGTATATTAACCCATCAGTAATTAAGAAGTCATACTTTTGTGAAATAAGGATGTTTACTCCATTGGATTGATGATGTTTGGGGACTGGGCAGGAAATATGTACCTTAAATTTTTTCTATATGAAATGTCCCCCCAATTTGTGTGAAGTTAACAGGCGATATCTATAATACTGTGGGTCTTGGAATGGAATAATGTCTACTTGTGAAAGACAATTTTACCTTGAATAAGAGTGTATGCTTTTTTTCAGATATGAATTGGGAAGCCCTTTGTTTATTGGCTGGTCAGGCTCTGTACTCTGCTTTGTAGGTGGATcaattttctgtttaataaatggAAAAGATTCTAAGCCAAAAAGGTGAGGAAAAGAATGACCTGGAATTGTAGAAAGTTGCTTTAACTCTATCGcagacttgtgtttttttttttctttttttggaattGAAATTTTGACAGTTTATCTGATATGAGCCCAAATGGACTGAAATCCTGTTGATGTGTAGGCCATGGTTAGTGGCTGTCATACCTGAATATAACTGTACTCCTTTTAAGAAGCTGCTATCCTTTTGGCCATGTGGACTGCGTCTACAGCAATTCATTTCAAAGTAGTTGCTTCCTTAGATGggtttacagtacaatacagtatataatatacaaCTTTCCTTCAGTTACTAAAACCAGGATTTAAAATACCCGAGCAGTAAGGACAAATGTATACCTCTGCTTGTCCTTACACGACGAGTTTCAGAAAGTTGTTTTCATATGACGTGTAGCGTTTTGTATATCGTACACCTGTGTAAATACCACATGCATGACACCAACATTTAACAACCAAATAAACTTGGGGAATAATTCCTGTACCCTTTTCACTTATCTCACAACATAACCCTATTGATTGTATTATTCTCTATTGCAGGAATATTTACAGTTACACTGGAGGATCATCATATATCACCGCCAACCCTAAAACTCAGAGGTCCATGCTGGAGTATAGAAGCCGATCAAAAGACCCTAAAACTCAGAGGTCCATGCGGGAGTATAGAAGCCAATCAAAAGACCCTAAAACTCAGAGGTCCATGCGGGAGTATAGAAGCCAATCAAAAGACCCTAAAACTCAGAGGTCCATGCGGGAGTATAGAAGCCAATCAAAAGACCCTAAAACTCAGAGGTCCATGCTGGAGTATAGAAGCCAATCAAAAGACCCTAAAACTCAGAGGTCCATGCTGGAGTATAGAAGCCAATCAAAAGACTTTGACAGAGATGCTTACgtttaacagaaagaaaagacAGTTGAATTGGAGTGTAGTTACTGTTCTTGCGTTCATACTTGCCAACAGACTTTGTACACGGCAGCAAAGATCACTCTTCATTAATGAGTGCACTATTGTTAAACATTTGCAGTATGTCGGGTTTTGTAGTTACAAATGACAATGTTTGTGAGAGCACACAGGGCGAGATTTCCAGAGCTATTTACAGGAATTCAAACAATCCAGACATTTGATTTAGGGTTATATAAATTGTAGTATACTGTATGTGATAGATACAATATCAAGTAGTGTACTTTTACTGTGGGTTTTTGTGATAATtacttttttatgtatatattgtttgtaattgtcttttataaatatccaattttatttaaagtgttctgTGTGTTGCCATGTTACTGTGAGAACAGTAAATAGGGAATACCTAGAGtacagtaaaatatttatttctcctttagtttaaaaaattatCTCTCTTTAAAATTACTTATTttccaataaaaaatacatagcagTACAATCATCAGCctttgcttttttaaagtctttaaataaagtttgtttttgggggaggggggagaatgTCTTCATCAGTTGTGCTCTGACTCTGATTGGCTTGGTGGTATCACACCACAGtgacatatttcatttttatgaaCAAGCACAATCAGTTTTGTAACTGATACCCAAGACTTTAAACTTTTGTTGGCATAGCAACATCTTTGTTGTTTCACTGATAGTTTTCCATTCTTTACATCCACTGTTAATCACTGGTACTGTATTAGTAGTAAACCACAAACAGCCAAGGGATGCTAACAGGGATCTAAATACTTGCTGCACATGAAGGGCATTTACAGGGTGGTGGCAAGAAATATTTGAGCCTGGAAGACTTTAGCTAAATGATATCGGACTTGAATGAATGAGGTAAGAACATTTGCtgtgtctgtatttatttttaaaaaagcatgacaaatgtaacaaaattatttttttaatagtaaagGAAATACAAAAATGATGAGTATTTTTCCAACATTTTGAAGACAAACATTTGTCATTTgatttattaagtttattttaacatttctaaatttagcactatggaatgtttaatagttatggattgTTCTAGAAATGACAACAGACACACATAGTATGCTGGAGATGTGGGAATGTACAGATACAAGTGTTTACAGTCTTTTATgttcaggtatacggtatggcctctggcgaactggcacCCCCGTCTCAatgtcaatgtgatgatgggctactcgagtctgccccgagatgggagaaaacacatcaggaaattccatcACCAGAGCTTGAGCCTGAGCCTTCTGTGCtggtgtcagattctctgcaatcCGTACCGACCCTTTTCTCCCCagcacagaaagatcaggtcccagatcTGGGccgtcatctgcttgcgccactaccaatgcctctggttgcaaccagggcttcaagaggtttatatgataaatgtgtttctctctccgtcgctccggctggcagatctcatagtccaccttcccaacctggcgtgtaacctcaaagggtccttgccacttagccagaaggtttcgactcagaactgggtaataataaaagtattttatcccctggctgaaatgtgcgtaaccgggctcctctattgtattgtgtctcctgtctgtgttgtgcctgctgcaaattgtcatgcgcccattttcctacagactcaagacgtttgcgcaggtccaacacataccagacagtattggtcgaattatcctgctgctcctcccacatctctctgaccagatcgagcacaccccggggtcttcgcccatatagcagctcgaatggcgaaaagcccgtggaagcctggggtacctctctgatcgcaaagagaaggggaggaatcagctggtcccagtaacgcacatcactacaaataaatctgcgcaacatgttcttaagggttttgttaaaacgctccacaagaccatcggtctgaggatgaaacaccgaggttctaatggtcttaatccccaaaagcttacatgttccgcggattagccgggacataaagttggtgccttggtcggtcagtatctccctggggatctccacccgggagaaaaccttcacgagctcattggcaacagacttagcggacatagatcggaggggtatggcctctggataacgcgttgCCTTTCCAATGGCGCAACTATGTCcatcccaatacgctcaaacggagcttccactaggggcaacggcaccagtggtgctcgtgggacggctctagggctagctttctgacactccccacaccaTTCACAAAAACGTCTGATGTCACCATCCAACCCCGGCCAATAGAACAAtgtcacaagcctcgctttggttttgtcccttcctaagtgaccagacaggggaatagcgtgagcaatctgcaacaaatcctccttaaagggctgagggatgagcaactgatgacgcacctccctcgtctggggtaatttttcaacacggtacagaATGTCTCGATTAatctcaaagtgagggtacgtggcggcgcgtctgggctcgaccatacgacattaaccaccgctgcttggtcaaagagtctGCCCAGCATgccgtcacgcccttgctcgagtcggaagtcacgggaacgagctaaaaaatcagctcccttGGCTTCCAGCTTGGGGTCGGGTCGGTccggagcggaggcagccgagccagacccctgtgCTGGCTCCCCGGCCTCCCCCccgactcttcaccaaccgcccccacctgaaatctctcggactccttccattgccagccctcattcttagcggcccggcgttcccgtttagtttttcggggtctaaatctatggcaaaaccAAGTCGGGTCACAGAAgcggaagatctctccaattacttcctccttcttagccaatagggaagacggggctgtcagggcagctaaccaatccttaaactgcccacagtcctgacccagaactactggtactggcaatcgaggacacaatcctacatgcacctgcgtcacctgctggccaatagttatattcacactgatcttgggataggagcgtacatccccatgaatacatttaatatgcacctatCCCAATAActgtttatgccccggtgagattaggctatcctgtattagggactgaccacaccctgaatccaggagtgcctgggtttttgtaccatccactgtcacaggaataacaaaacccgtctgctgaagtgactgaggtaattgaacaggcttacctggttggctgaggtcacactccatcacggggcaatcACGCGCGAGGTGGCCCACCTCCCGGCACGTCCAACACCGCAGTGGGCTAGTTTCTCGCCCCAGAGCCTCAGCAAGAGGTGGAAacaccggagccatcaaagggg from the Acipenser ruthenus chromosome 9, fAciRut3.2 maternal haplotype, whole genome shotgun sequence genome contains:
- the LOC117405608 gene encoding claudin-10-like, coding for MNSVNLEIIALVVEFCGWVLVCCTLPIDYWKWSSLDGNIITTAVLWSNLWKSCFTDSAGVTECRDLSSILGQERYIQACRGLMIGCVALGVFGAMFALFGMRCTRIGGTDTTKSKIACVAGGCYIVGGLCSLSAYSLYANRITAIFDPTYTDQKYELGSPLFIGWSGSVLCFVGGSIFCLINGKDSKPKRNIYSYTGGSSYITANPKTQRSMLEYRSRSKDPKTQRSMREYRSQSKDPKTQRSMREYRSQSKDPKTQRSMREYRSQSKDPKTQRSMLEYRSQSKDPKTQRSMLEYRSQSKDFDRDAYV